One Hevea brasiliensis isolate MT/VB/25A 57/8 chromosome 5, ASM3005281v1, whole genome shotgun sequence genomic region harbors:
- the LOC110654632 gene encoding uncharacterized protein LOC110654632, with the protein MAEAKSKFESVREWVAEHKLRTVGCLWLSGIAGSIAYNWSQPNMKTSVRIIHARLHAQALTLAALAGAAVVEYYDHKTGTKAERYAAYIPHKDAE; encoded by the exons ATGGCTGAAGCTAAGAGCAAATTCGAATCTGTTAGGGAATGGGTCGCTGAGCACAAGCTTAGAACTGTTG GGTGTCTGTGGCTTAGCGGTATTGCGGGTTCAATCGCTTACAATTGGTCTCAACCCAACATGAAAACAAGCGTCAGGATTATTCACGCTAG GTTGCACGCTCAGGCTCTTACGCTGGCTGCATTAGCTGGTGCAGCTGTGGTTGAGTACTATGATCACAAAACTGGAACCAAGGCTGAAAGATATGCTGCGTACATCCCACACAAGGACGCTGAATGA